From uncultured Pseudodesulfovibrio sp.:
CTTGGGAATGAGGAGACTTGTCATGATCTTACCGTAAGACATGCCATTGATCTCGCCCCGTTTTTCTTCTTTTTTATCTGACACGGCTATTCTTCCCAGTAGGTTGCCTTGGAAGATTTTTTCTCTGAGACAGACACTTCGACTAACCGGACAGGCTCCGGCATGTTTCCGTTCAATTCCTTATATATAAACATGGCGATGTTTTCGGAGGAAGGATTGACTTCGGTAAAACACTCCACCTCGTTGAGATGTTTGTGATCGAGTTTTTCCAACACGTCTTTGGTGCGCTGCTTTATTTCCTTGAAGTCGACGAGGTATTGAACTTTTTCATCCAGCTTGTCGCCTTCAACCACTACTTCCACACCGAAGTTGTGGCCGTGCATGTTCTCACACTTACCGCCGTAGTTGCGCAGTTGGTGCGATGCTGAAAAATCTTGTGTAATGGTCAATTTCCATTTGCCGGGCATATTTTGTCCTTCGTCTTTTTAATACTTGTCGCGATCTTTGTACTCGTGGGGACGGCGATCGCCTCCCTGAAATTCTTCTACCGGGTACTTACGTTCGTTCCTCTCGCATTTTTCATGGGCAGCCGCAACCAGATCAACGCCCAGCTCCGAGGACAGGCGAGTCAGGTAGATGAGTACATCGGCCAGTTCTTCGGCCACGGCTTCTTTTTTTTTGCCGTTTACATTCCAACTTTCATCGACGGTCAGCCATTGAAAGTGTTCGACCAGTTCGCCTACCTCCGCAGTCAGGGCCATGGCGAGGTTTTTTGGGGATTGATGCTTTTGCCAGTGACGCTCTTCCACAAATTTGCGGTGACGTTCATCGAGTTGTTTGAGTGAATCCATACGCTTGTTATTTATTGTTGAGGGTTTAAATCATAAGGCGGCGTTTTGTGCCAGGGGGTTGTACTTTTGGCCATGTCCTGGCCTACTTTGAACAGTTTGGACATATAATCCGGGTCGAATAATTCGTTGGAATCCGCTTGAAACGTCGGCGGGATGAAGGCCAGATTAAAATCCGCACCGTCCCGCTCCGCGACATAAAATATTCTGTAAAGATCCCCGATACCTTGATTGCGGATCAGGCCGGTCAGGGACCGAGCGGCGATGTCGCCCAGATTGGGGTTTACCTGAACTGGTTTTGTGGCCAATGCATCATTGCGGATAACATAGAGAATGATTTTTCGTGAGATCCCGAGTTTGTCGAGATTCTTTTTCATATGAATGCTCGGCGGATATGCGAAAACCTGATTGGTAACACCCCCGTCCACGTGCATCTCTTCGTATTTTTTGCCGTCGATTTCAAGGGAGAAATACATTGGTGGAAAAGCCACGGGAACGGAAGCCGAGGCGAGAATGACATCCCGAATAAGCTGGTGGGCTTTTTCTGTCTGGAGTTGGGCGATAGCTCCTATATTCCAGTAAACCGGGCGCATCTCGTCAAGGTTCGTCGTGCCGACGAACAGCCGTCGTCCTTTGCGATGTTCGGCGGCGATTTTGTTGATGACCTCTGTATTAACGTAGGTCTTTAACGCCTGTCGAAAAGATTTCACGTTAAATAGGCCGTCTCCCGCAAGAGCAGAACCGATCGGACGGGCTTTTACCAGATTGATGGTGCTGAATGTCGTGTAGAGAAGTTTGAGCGTGGCATCATATTCTGGCCCGAGAAAAGCGAAAGGGGCAATGAGCGCCCCGGTGCTGACGCCGGTGACGAATGTAAAATCAGGCCTGTCGCCTCGAAATGTCCATCCTGCCAGAAACCCTGCACCAAAAGCTCCGTCCGCACCACCCCCGGACAAACTGAGCACAGTAAAATCATCTGTCTTGCCGGTCACAACTTCCTGTGCAGCCCATTGAGCCAAAAGCAAACGCATGGCCGTCTTTTCCGGTGTCGAATCCCCGTAAAACCTGATGTACTTATAATTCGGCAACTGGCCATCATTCAAAAGACCTTCCGGCATGGGGGATCGCTTGCCACTACAACCGATCAGTACCAAGGCCAGACATAGGAGCGTAACAATACGGAAAGTGATTTTTAGACGTATTATTTTCATTCATCCCCACTACTGCGCGGAGCGCACATAAAAAGTTTCGGAAGGAAAGAGGGGGGCGGGGGAGGCCCATCCTTATTTTTTTATGGTAGCCTGATGTTTCAACGCATCGCCGTTTTGCCATTTTTCCACATCTTTCCAGAATTCGCGACTTGGGAAGATTTTCCAACCATGGCCGAGCTTGAGCGTGACCACACTTTCCTTGGTGATGACTCCGAGAGTCACGTGCGTGTTGCCGGGGTAACGTTGCAGAATGGCCTTGAGCATATTGAGATGTGAATCCACGGCATTTTTTTCGCCGATCCAGAGCGGTACGGGCTTGTCCGATCCCTGAACAGCATCAGCCAGAAACATGACCTTGTCAGCTAAGATTTTGGCTGACTTGGGTGCTTCTTCCTGACCAGGCTCTTCACGAACATCAATTTTGCCTTGAATCATGAGCGGGCGGTCCGCATCGATAAGTTCGCGTGCATCCGCATAGACCTTGGGCAGCATGGTGACTTCGCCGGATGTGGTCAGGTCTTCGGCCACGCAGAATGCCATGGGGTCACCGCGTTTGGTAATGAACTGCTTGTAATCCGGGATGATCACGGCCACACGAACTTCTGTTCCGTTGGGAATATTTTTGCAGTCTTCAAGGGTTGAGGTGCGCAATCGGGCCAAATCCTGGCGATAGGCAAGCAAGGGATGGCCTGACAGGAAGAAACCGAGAACCTCTTTTTCCAGGACGAGTTTTTCCTTGTCATCAAATTCTTCAAGGTCAGAGCAGGTGGGCGAGTGCGCTGGAGCGTCTTGCCCGCCACCACCGAGCATGTCTAACATGTTCAACATGCCGGAATCCTTTTCCTTGGCTTTCTTCTGGCCGAGGGCAACGGCTTTTTCGAGGTCTTCGAGCAGGGCGGCGCGGGAACAGTCGAAACAATCCAGTGCTCCGGCTTTGATGAGTGACTCTAAAACTCGTTTGGTCACACGGCGCAGATTTACCCGCTCGCAGAAATCGAAGATGTCCTTGAAGGGGCCGCCGTCGTTACGTTCAACCACGATTTCGTTGATGGCCTCTTCACCAACGTTTTTGATGGCGGCCATGGCATAGAGAATGTCGCCATTGAGTACCGAGAATCGAGCATGTCCAGCGTTGATGTTGGGCTGCTTGACCGTGATCTCCATGTCGCGACATGCGTTGATGTACATGATGATCTTTTCGGTGTTGTTCATTTCCGTGGACATGAGCGCGGCCATGAATTCAACCGGAAAGTGCGCTTTGAGATAAGCGGTGTGATAGGAAATGAGCGCGTAAGCGGCGGAGTGCGATTTGTTGAAACCGTAAGCCGCAAACTTCTCCATGGTGTCGAAAATCTCGTTGGCTATCTTGTCGGGAATTTCGTTTTCCCGTGATCCTTCCAGAAAACGGGACCGCTGCTTGGCCATTTCCTCGGCGATTTTTTTACCCATGGCGCGCCGGAGCAAGTCACCTTCACCGAGCGAGTAGTTGGCAACAGTCATGGCGGTTGCCATAACCTGTTCCTGATATACCATGACGCCGTATGTCGGCTTGAGTGTATCCTCCAACGATGGGTGAGGGTAGGTGACTTCAATGTCGCCGTGTTTACGCATGATGAATTCATCAACCATGCTGACGCCGTGAGAGCCGATCATACCAAGCGGGCCGGGTCGATAGAGTGCGAGCATGGCGACGATATCTTCGAAGCAGTCAGGGCGCAGCATCCTGAGGTATTTGCGCATGCCCGAGGATTCAACCTGAAAGATGCCGTCCGTATCACCTTTGGCAAAGATGGCGAAGGTGTCGGGGTCGTCCAGGTGCAAGGTGTCGAGATCCGGCGCGTTTTTGCCTTGTTCGCGGATGATATCCAGACAATCCTCGATAACGGTCATGGTACGTAGACCCAGAAAGTCAAACTTGATCAAGCCGACTTTTTCGACTTTTTTCATGTCGAACTGGGTCACGATTTCACCCTTCTTCCCTTTGTAGAGAGGAAGGTATTCAACCATGGGCTTGTCCGAGATAACCACGCCCGCCGCATGGGTAGAGGCATGTCGGCATAGCCCTTCGAGACGGGTGGAAATGTCTATGAGCTTGGCGATTTTGGGGTCAGTGGCGACCATGTCGTCGAGTTCGACCACAGCCTTGACTGCGTTCGGGACGTTGATCTTGGCTTTTTCCACGCCGAGCATTTTGGCTATGAGAGCTGGGTCGTCCGGGATGAGCTTGGCGATACGGTCTGTTTCTCCAAAGGTCATGCCGAGAGCGCGACCAACGTCCTTGATAACCGCCTTGGTTTTCATGGTACCGAAGGTGGTGATCTGCGCCACGCGGTCATGGCCATACTTCTCGGCGCAGTACTTGACGACTTCGAGACGACGACGTTCGCAGAAATCAACGTCGATATCAGGCATGGAGACACGTTCTACGTTCAGGAAACGTTCGAACAGCAGATCGTACGGGAGTGGATCAAGGTTGGTGATTTTGAGCGACCACGCTACGATGGAGCCGGCTGCAGAACCACGACCGGGACCGACAGGGATGCGGTTGTCCTTGGCCCAGTTGATGAAATCCTGCACGATAAGGAAGTAGGCCGGAAATCCCATTTCAACGATAACGCCGAGTTCGTAGTCCAGTCGATCCCAGTATCGTTTTTCGTCTACTTCATAGGTAATGGTATCCAACCGTCGCCTGAGACCCTCGCGGCAGAGCTTGTCAAATTCCTCGTCCATGTCCGAAACGCCTTCGGACAACTCGTATTCAGGGAAATAATAGTTCCCCAATTCGATTTCGAGGTTGCATTGTTCGGCAATGTGCTGGGTGTTGAGGAT
This genomic window contains:
- the queD gene encoding 6-carboxytetrahydropterin synthase QueD, with the translated sequence MPGKWKLTITQDFSASHQLRNYGGKCENMHGHNFGVEVVVEGDKLDEKVQYLVDFKEIKQRTKDVLEKLDHKHLNEVECFTEVNPSSENIAMFIYKELNGNMPEPVRLVEVSVSEKKSSKATYWEE
- a CDS encoding nucleotide pyrophosphohydrolase, yielding MDSLKQLDERHRKFVEERHWQKHQSPKNLAMALTAEVGELVEHFQWLTVDESWNVNGKKKEAVAEELADVLIYLTRLSSELGVDLVAAAHEKCERNERKYPVEEFQGGDRRPHEYKDRDKY
- a CDS encoding patatin-like phospholipase family protein encodes the protein MKIIRLKITFRIVTLLCLALVLIGCSGKRSPMPEGLLNDGQLPNYKYIRFYGDSTPEKTAMRLLLAQWAAQEVVTGKTDDFTVLSLSGGGADGAFGAGFLAGWTFRGDRPDFTFVTGVSTGALIAPFAFLGPEYDATLKLLYTTFSTINLVKARPIGSALAGDGLFNVKSFRQALKTYVNTEVINKIAAEHRKGRRLFVGTTNLDEMRPVYWNIGAIAQLQTEKAHQLIRDVILASASVPVAFPPMYFSLEIDGKKYEEMHVDGGVTNQVFAYPPSIHMKKNLDKLGISRKIILYVIRNDALATKPVQVNPNLGDIAARSLTGLIRNQGIGDLYRIFYVAERDGADFNLAFIPPTFQADSNELFDPDYMSKLFKVGQDMAKSTTPWHKTPPYDLNPQQ
- the dnaE gene encoding DNA polymerase III subunit alpha, with protein sequence MAEFVHLHVHTEYSLLDGAIRIKDLLSRSKDLGMPAVAITDHGSMFGAATFYMAAMDMGIKPIIGCEVYVAPGDIDDEDAHKRKEKGGGYHLVLLAKNRKGYQNLTKLVTTGYLEGFYYKPRVSKNLLNKHSEGLIALSACLAGEVPRMLMNEGLEAGVEMAKTYESIFPGNFYLELQDNGIGKQTRLNELLIKCAEKTGLPMVATNDCHYLTAEDYEAHDTLLCIQTQTTVDAEKRFKMDTQELYFKTPEEMEKAFAHVPEAILNTQHIAEQCNLEIELGNYYFPEYELSEGVSDMDEEFDKLCREGLRRRLDTITYEVDEKRYWDRLDYELGVIVEMGFPAYFLIVQDFINWAKDNRIPVGPGRGSAAGSIVAWSLKITNLDPLPYDLLFERFLNVERVSMPDIDVDFCERRRLEVVKYCAEKYGHDRVAQITTFGTMKTKAVIKDVGRALGMTFGETDRIAKLIPDDPALIAKMLGVEKAKINVPNAVKAVVELDDMVATDPKIAKLIDISTRLEGLCRHASTHAAGVVISDKPMVEYLPLYKGKKGEIVTQFDMKKVEKVGLIKFDFLGLRTMTVIEDCLDIIREQGKNAPDLDTLHLDDPDTFAIFAKGDTDGIFQVESSGMRKYLRMLRPDCFEDIVAMLALYRPGPLGMIGSHGVSMVDEFIMRKHGDIEVTYPHPSLEDTLKPTYGVMVYQEQVMATAMTVANYSLGEGDLLRRAMGKKIAEEMAKQRSRFLEGSRENEIPDKIANEIFDTMEKFAAYGFNKSHSAAYALISYHTAYLKAHFPVEFMAALMSTEMNNTEKIIMYINACRDMEITVKQPNINAGHARFSVLNGDILYAMAAIKNVGEEAINEIVVERNDGGPFKDIFDFCERVNLRRVTKRVLESLIKAGALDCFDCSRAALLEDLEKAVALGQKKAKEKDSGMLNMLDMLGGGGQDAPAHSPTCSDLEEFDDKEKLVLEKEVLGFFLSGHPLLAYRQDLARLRTSTLEDCKNIPNGTEVRVAVIIPDYKQFITKRGDPMAFCVAEDLTTSGEVTMLPKVYADARELIDADRPLMIQGKIDVREEPGQEEAPKSAKILADKVMFLADAVQGSDKPVPLWIGEKNAVDSHLNMLKAILQRYPGNTHVTLGVITKESVVTLKLGHGWKIFPSREFWKDVEKWQNGDALKHQATIKK